One stretch of Archocentrus centrarchus isolate MPI-CPG fArcCen1 chromosome 5, fArcCen1, whole genome shotgun sequence DNA includes these proteins:
- the slc4a8 gene encoding LOW QUALITY PROTEIN: electroneutral sodium bicarbonate exchanger 1 (The sequence of the model RefSeq protein was modified relative to this genomic sequence to represent the inferred CDS: deleted 1 base in 1 codon), whose product MVVDQGGTSSVLNIHYEKEELEGHRTLFVGVRMPRQSHRHHKGHGSRHQQERQKGEQIATQQSGEDEATSSSHDTPSQRVQFILGNEEDAEHVAHELFTELDEICVKDGKDAEWKGTCRWLKFEEDVEDGGERWSKPYVATLSLHSLFELRSCIINGSVLLDMRADCIEEIADMVLDHQEASNELDDSVRVRVREALLKRHHHQNEKKKNLIPIVRSITEGARKQSEPHLIGSASSPQPPPPTEPAKNGAGQESTQVDLSKVDLHFMKKIPEGAEASNVLVGELDFLERPIVAFVRLSPAVLLTGLTEVPIPTRFLFILLGPDGKAQQYHEIGRSMATIMTDEIFHDVAYKAKDRSDLLAGIDEFLDQVTVLPPGEWDPSIRIEPPKKVPSQEKRKMPGVPNGTVCQVEEELHAESHGPELQRTGRLFGGLILDIKRKAPFYLSDFKDGISLQCVASFLFLYCACMSPVITFGGLLGEATEGRISAIESLFGASMTGVAYSLFAGQPLTILGSTGPVLVFEKILFKFCKDYDLSYLSLRSCIGLWTALLCFMLVATDASSLVCYITRFTEEAFAALICLIFIYEALEKLFQLGELYPFNAHSDLDKLTLAYCRCAEPDNPSNKTLEMWNERNITASTVPWANLTVKECISLQGHFVGTACGHHGPYTPDVLFWSTILFFSTFFLSTFLKQFKTSRYFPTKVRSMISDFAVFLTIVVMVLLDFVIGVPSQKLKVPSKFQPTRDDRGWFINPIGRNPWWTALAASVPALLCTILIFMDQQITAVIINRKEHKLLKGCGYHLDLLMVGVMLAVCSIMGLPWFVAATVLSISHVNSLKLESESSAPGEQPRFLGIREQRLTGLGIFLLMGLSVFMTGALKFIPMPVLYGVFLYMGVSSLKGIQFFDRLKLFGMPAKHQPDFIYLRHVPLRKVHLFTLTQLTCLVLLWVIKTSPAAIIFPMMVLALVFIRKVLDLCFSKRELSYLDDLMPEWKKKNLDDASKKLEEESQVMLSPKNEDSATVQIPMEKTKPAQAPKAHDPRCDPSDINISDEMSKTTVWKSLNSNQKDTRPLTAKKV is encoded by the exons ATGGTGGTAGATCAGGGAGGGACCAGCTCTGTACTGAATATCCACTATGAGAAGGAGGAACTGGAAG GTCACAGGACTCTGTTTGTCGGGGTTCGGATGCCCAGACAGAGCCATCGTCACCACAAAGGTCATGGTTCCCGCCACCAGCAAGAGAGACAGAAGGGCGAGCAG ATTGCAACTCAGCAAAGCGGGGAAGATGAGGCAACCAGTTCTAGTCATG ACACACCGTCCCAGCGGGTCCAATTCATTCTGGGCAACGAGGAGGATGCTGAACACGTGGCCCACGAGTTATTCACCGAGCTAGATGAGATCTGTGTCAAAGATGGCAAGGATGCTGAGTGGAAAGGAA CTTGCAGGTGGCTGAAGTTTGAGGAAGATGTGGAGGATGGTGGGGAAAGGTGGAGCAAGCCTTATGTTGCTACACTATCCCTCCACAGTTTATTTGAGCTCCGCAGTTGCATTATCAATGGCAGTGTGTTGCTTGACATGCGTGCTGACTGCATTGAAGAGATTGCAG ACATGGTGCTGGACCACCAGGAGGCATCCAATGAGCTGGATGACAGTGTGAGAGTCAGGGTTCGTGAGGCCCTGCTCAAGAGACACCACCATCagaatgagaagaagaagaacctgaTTCCCATTGTACGCTCCATCACAGAGGGAGCACGCAAACAGTCAGAGCCCCATCTAATTG GGTCAGCCTCATCTCCCCAGCCTCCTCCACCCACTGAACCAGCGAAGAACGGTGCCGGACAGGAGAGCACTCAAGTAGACCTCAGTAAG GTGGACCtgcatttcatgaaaaaaatccCAGAGGGTGCAGAGGCTTCCAATGTCCTGGTGGGAGAGCTGGACTTCCTGGAGAGGCCTATTGTAGCCTTTGTCCGCCTTTCCCCCGCAGTGCTGCTCACTGGACTTACAGAGGTGCCCATACCGACCAG GTTCCTTTTCATTCTTCTGGGCCCAGATGGAAAGGCTCAGCAATACCATGAAATTGGTCGCTCCATGGCAACCATCATGACAGATGAG atttttcatgaTGTAGCATACAAGGCAAAGGACAGAAGTGACCTGCTAGCAGGGATAGATGAGTTCCTAGACCAAGTGACTGTCCTGCCACCAGGAGAGTGGGACCCCTCCATCCGCATCGAACCCCCAAAGAAGGTCCCCTCGCAG GAGAAAAGGAAGATGCCTGGAGTCCCTAATGGCACTGTCTGTCAGGTAGAGGAAGAGTTACATGCTGAAAGCCATGGGCCAGAACTACAGAGAACGGGAAG GTTGTTCGGTGGTCTGATCCTGGACATAAAAAGGAAAGCTCCATTCTATCTGAGTGATTTTAAGGATGGTATCAGCCTCCAGTGTGTGgcctccttcctcttcctctacTGTGCCTGCATGTCTCCTGTCATCACCTTTGGAGGACTGCTGGGGGAGGCAACAGAGGGACGTATT AGTGCAATAGAGTCCTTATTCGGTGCGTCAATGACTGGAGTAGCCTACTCGTTGTTTGCTGGTCAGCCTCTCACCATCCTGGGCAGCACAGGTCCTGTTCTTGTGTTTGAGAAAATCCTCTTCAAGTTCTGCAA GGACTACGACCTTTCTTATCTGTCACTGCGGAGTTGCATAGGCTTATGGACAGCCCTACTGTGTTTTATGTTGGTTGCCACAGATGCTAGTTCCCTGGTGTGCTACATCACTCGTTTCACAGAGGAGGCCTTTGCCGCCCTCATCTGCCTCATCTTCATCTATGAGGCTTTGGAAAAGCTGTTTCAACTGGGAGAACTCTACCCCTTCAATGCACACAGTGATTTGGACAAGCTCACCCTGGCATA CTGTAGGTGCGCAGAACCTGATAATCCCAGTAATAAAACTTTGGAAATGTGGAATGAGAGAAACATCACAGCTTCCACTGTACCCTGGGCCAACCTGACTGTCAAG GAGTGTATCAGCCTGCAAGGCCACTTTGTTGGGACAGCATGTGGTCACCATGGTCCCTACACCCCAGATGTTCTTTTCTGGTCTACTATCTTGTTCTTTTCGACATTCTTCTTGTCTACCTTCCTCAAACAATTCAAGACTAGCCGTTATTTCCCCACCAAG GTGCGGTCTATGATTAGTGATTTTGCAGTGTTTCTTACCATTGTTGTTATGGTCCTGCTTGATTTTGTCATTGGAGTACCCTCCCAAAAGTTGAAGGTGCCAAGCAAATTCCAG CCTACCAGAGATGATCGTGGTTGGTTCATCAATCCAATAGGGCGTAATCCATGGTGGACAGCTCTGGCTGCATCTGTTCCTGCTCTTCTCTGCACAATCCTCATCTTCATGGACCAACAGATAACTGCTGTTATAATCAACCGCAAAGAGCACAAACTATtg AAGGGCTGCGGGTATCATCTGGACCTGCTGATGGTGGGAGTGATGCTGGCCGTATGCTCCATCATGGGCTTGCCCTGGTTTGTGGCAGCCACTGTCTTGTCGATTTCCCATGTCAACAGTCTGAAGCTGGAATCAGAGAGCTCAGCTCCAGGAGAGCAGCCTCGCTTCCTGGGCATCAGAGAGCAGAGGCTCACTGGCCTGGGCATCTTCCTGCTCATGGGCTTATCTGTATTCATGACTGGAGCCCTGAAG TTCATTCCTATGCCAGTGTTGTATGGCGTTTTCCTCTATATGGGAGTCTCTTCATTAAAAGGCATCCAG TTCTTTGACCGTCTGAAACTGTTTGGTATGCCAGCAAAGCACCAGCCAGACTTTATCTACCTGCGGCACGTTCCGCTGAGAAAGGTGCACCTGTTCACTCTTACCCAGCTCACATGTCTGGTGCTTCTCTGGGTCATTAAGACTTCGCCGGCAGCTATCATCTTTCCCATGATG GTGTTGGCTCTTGTGTTCATCCGCAAGGTGCTGGACTTGTGCTTCTCCAAGCGAGAGCTAAGCTACCTGGATGACCTAATGCCcgaatggaagaaaaaaaatctcgaTGATGCCTCAAAAAAGTTGGAAGAG GAATCACAGGTTATGCTCAGTCCAAAAAATGAAGATTCGGCAACTGTTCAGATTCCAATGGAGAAGACCAAGCCTGCTCAGGCTCCAAAAGCCCACGATCCCAG GTGTGATCCCTCTGATATTAACATATCTGATGAAATGTCTAAAACCACCGTGTGGAAATCTCTCAACTCCAATCAAAAGGACACTCGTCCTTTGACTGCTAAAAAG GTTTGA